Genomic DNA from Rana temporaria chromosome 1, aRanTem1.1, whole genome shotgun sequence:
CACATTTCTCTTCCCCAGCGGctgcagcgaaaaaaaaaaaaaaaaacactccctgcAACCGACATGCCCCACATCTAAATTCCAGCTTGtccaaataaagaaagcttgcagggaaaacaatttaaatgtcttttttttcttttaaaatgtctgttttgctgcagcaggttctaaacACGGTacaaatgcaccactttacaggcagactaaggggacccccaggtccctcatttaaaagattttttttattgtttcactttacgcattattaaaatcgctgctcctttataataaaaaaatatatttttaattgcaTTGGTacgtgtcccccagggcagtagacGGCAATTGCCTGAATCGGATCGCATTGGTGCAATCATTTTGATGTTGAGCGATTTGAGCCAATCAAAATGAAAGgcctcaaatcacactgcaaagaatcgcatgtaatttgaacaggaatgtggtgcgattcctgtccgaataaCATGCAGCACCAGAGTGAACCTAGGCTTCTACTGGtcacagccaggagggctggtgagtgaggcacagtcaggaggactggggaggcacgcctgagaggactgggagttTGCAGTCTGAGATGGGTGCACAACCAGAAGTGTGGACTGTGGTGGAAGGGGCAGTGGAAAGTGGAAAGTAACAGCTGCCCAGGAGGGATGGCAGGGCCAGAAGAGGGCCAACTAGGATCAGTAGCCATAGTAGGGCAGCTAGCACAAGAACCTTTCCGCTACACCATTTGGTACGGCGGTCCcagcctgcaaagggcattttcTGGGGACTGGCTGAGTCAATGTCAGGCCTAACCAACTAGCCTAACCTAAGTCAGTATCAGGCCTAACCAGTTGTTCCTGGGAAaccaagtgatgtgctggaggcgACTAGAAGTAACAGTATGCAGCAAGTGATGTGCTGGTGGAGTGGGGAGTAATGTGCTTCAAgcaagtttgtgcaggaggaagcTGAATGAGTATGTACAGGGAGCATACATAGTTGTCCCAAAACCAATTGCTATTTATATTTATCCATGCTGGGCATCCCATAGCTCCCATTCCCATCCAAGTTATACCcttcaataaaacaaaaacaaaaaaagttcacTGACTGCTTTATATCTCAGAGTGCCTGAGAGTGAATGCAGAGCTGGACACGGTGACAGACAAACCACTATTCTCAGAAGCCCCTACGGGGATACTGCTACACAGGCTTTAAAGAAAACCTTTCAGTTCCAGTATATGTAGCAAAAATAAGTTACCTTTCAGGTCGGAACTCCTCTGGTTCAGCCCACAGTGAAGGGTCCCGGTGTAAAACATAAGCTGGGATCACAGTCACAACTCCCTCTGGGATGGTTACTCCATTGATCTCTGTTGTTTTCTTACAAACTCTTTCAAGTCTCCCAGCTGCAGGGTACAGTCGCAGAGTTTCATAAATCACCATGTCCAAATATTCCATCTGCATCAGAGCTTCataggtgggaggagcctgtgtaaaaaaaaaacattcttaatgtGCCAGGACATTAATTCCAAAATAGTATTAGCTATATATCAGCTTAAAGTTGAACTAAAGAATGCTAATAAAAACATAGTGGTAATATAGTAGAACTGCATTCAAATTTGTTTAACAATGCCTTAAATTTTTTACATTCCTAGCTCTGTGCACGTTTGTTCATTGACTCCCATGTTTGTGCAGTTGCACTGGAGTCTCGCGTACACATCAATTATTACACAAATTACATGTTAAGCTGCATTTCTCAGCGTTCTTTGCGACTTTTAGACTCTACTTCTATAGGAGAGCTACATGATGGTCACGATACTTTTCTTCTGTCAGTGCAAATCTATTGAAATCCATCCATCTGCTGAGGCTGAAAACATTAGTCTCCCTAAATGCTTATACACCGAtagtttttttattcattcagcCCCCAGCATGCAGAGGGATAAATCTCTTGCAGTGCCTTTTGTATATTGATGGTCGGTCCTGCTGGCTGTTAAAATGCACAAAACTGCATCTGATTGAATGCATTCACTTTTGCCTGACAATTTTCCACTAGGCCCCTGCGATTTTTCAATCAAGGGATGACAGGCAGGAGGTAGCCAATAGGGACACCCACTAAGCAAAATTTGGAATCAGCCAAAATTCATATAGTGTATGGCAagcttaaagctggccatagatgcctCATTTTTTTCAATCATCCAAAGtgcggattaaaaaaaaaaaataacgtattcctccatccacataAGAGGATAGAGGAATTCTCCCAGCTGAGACATTGGATTCTGTCAGCGGTACtcttccactgtcagaataccctAATCAGTGGCTGCAGCAGATCGACAAAAGTTTTCCAACATTCCTGTTCAACAAAAGTTGATCGAACAGTCAACTTCTATCAAACGGGGAAtcgaaatttggctggtccctgctgaaccagacaaatttcaaCCCAACTAGGGCTAGCTTAACTATAGATAATTGATTATCGTATCTAAGAAACCATTTACAGAGTTGCTGACAAGTCGTTGTTTAGTAGAGTAATCTGTCCTAAACCACTAGAGGCAAAAATATGCACATAGACATTACAATATGTCTGATCTCTATTTtatatacggtaattattttGATTTTCTAAGCACAGGATGTAATGCTGTGTCTTTCCTTTGGAACACACACTTTAgtgtatttaaaataataaaaaaaataaagctttatggtttaccttgttgggtaaatgGGTCTCAATTTCCTCTTGCAGCTTAGTTTGGACATCAGGGTGTGTTGCGAGGAGGTAGGCCGTGAACATAAGGGTAGTGCTAGTTGTCTCATAGCCTGCTATGATGAAGATAAGTCCCTGGGCCATGATCTCAGTGTCAGTCAGTTCTATGAAAAAAAGAACAGTTTTATCCGGAATCATAGATGCAATATTACATTGTAACTACAGATACAAGGAGGACTTGACACTTTTCAGTTCACATGTTGATGCAAAGGAAGTAGAAGGAAAAGAGTGAAAATTGTGCATTTGGCACGTGCGATGATCTGCTTATGTAGACCTACAGCAAAGGTTGTTCTGAAACCCCCTTGTACTTGCAACCTAACTAAACACAGCGTTTGTACTCAAACCCTACTGCAAACCAGCTTTTACTGCTGCTATTAACTGTATGAATAAATTACTATTTTATGAAAATTTGACATACTGGTTTGTATAATCTTATGGCACCTTAAAAGTCTCCATTAATATCGCAAAATCTGGACTCCCTATATTATATATAGGAAACAATTGACGTGAGTGGAAAGGAGCTGAGGGAGGGGAgatgtggctttttttttctctctctctttcttcttttcctttctctctttttcttatccTTCTATATTTATGTTCTACGTTTTAATTTCTATGATACTTTTTCTTCTTGTATTGGGGGATAACCAGGGTGGGGATTCTCCAGCCTATCTCCAGTGTAAACAACAATCCTCCCTTACAGTGGAGCCGCCCCGAAACTACAAGAATGAAATGCTTGTTTTTTGGGCTCTGCATTGTATTtgatgacatcaatgatggggcactattcctcccactggcaccaatgatgtaatttttttactcCCGCTGATTGCCAAGCCCATGTCATTGTTTACTCCTACcgatgccagggcattttcttttcccactggccacagtccagccccctaaagtttgaagggaagtaaactggccctttgttttcaaAATAAACCTGTTACATATGTGTGTATTTCACACTTGGCTAACTATTAAGAAATGCCCAGGGTAAAAGTAAGGAAATAATAACTGGCTAGAATGTTTTCATGAGTACGCTAATTAAAGCAGTACTTCACCCTCtttaatcaacattgactattttaatCTTCATGCCGTTAGCATTGGTAAATAGATAGGAACGTATattatattttcttgttttaatcttttttttacatttcctcagTTACTTCCTAGTttcaggcctaggcaaatgatgtcatacatccccaGAGCATTCAGGAGAGGAAGAGGCATAGAGAcaaggatggatgggggagtttgttttgaatattaaaaatgaattaaagtataactaaaggaaaacctttttaaaatgtttgatagagtggagatggattagaacagctgtcagtttttattgccgttTGTGTCTCCGttagagagattcaccctctctatttgtccattataccattatcattaaaagtgaaagtaaatgataatcacaaattttgggttgtccccagaaaagtacttccaatggggacactagttctggtgacctgggggtccccaggggtttCCCTTAATTAACATAGGATTTACTTTAACTTCCTGTTTTGACaacgagacaggaagtgaaggtaaatctccccaataggacaaagatggcaaaaataaatctTTCAGGGgtcataaccctcccttactctattcaaaatgaaaaaaaaaagtcccccctatagttctactttaaatagcATTTTTGATGTGTGATGCTTAGATGCAGTGTACTGTAGTTCCACCTTAAGGAACATCAAACAACTGCATTTGTGCATCAGGCCAGGAAGTGGATTGGATGCTAGAATGTGTCTCACTGCAAAAACGGCACTTCATTCCATCTCATGGCTGTTCTTTGCTATTAAAATACTCTGTGCCAGAAAACAACTAGAACTTGGATCACTGCAACTACAAACACTTAACTTTTTATACACAAGTATAGCCATTGATCTTattatataactttttttaatgcaTAATTGCAGTTGTTTGATGTTTCTCAACTAGACCTTCTATCCAATGAAAATTGCATTCCTGTTGCAGAAAATGTATAGTTAACTCCATTGTAATATGCATTCTGTGATGCTTCTAGTTCTCAAAAGCTTATATAATTTGTTTTACCTTTGTAACCATGATTCTCCTCTTCTGATGATGTCTTATCTTTGGTCTGAGAATCAACCAGGAGTTGCAGAAAATCCACCCGGTCCTATACAAAAGAAAACAAGATAATAGTGAGCTGATATTTTATATCACATGAACAGAAAAGTTATTTTATGACTTTAAGAACAGCAATTTAAGGATCACCCAAATATAAATGAGGCTACTGATTATAGAATCATTTGTGAAAATATAGACCGCCAATGCTGAGAGCAGTAAAGGCTGTCAACGGTTAATTCATACAGACATTTTCTCACCCACGGAAAATCTTTCTATGAGTGGGAGGGTAGTCAGAGGGCAGAAGAGGGAAAGATCAAAATACTGCACATGTTCATTGTCATTGAAAAACATAGCAGGTACTGGCACTTGATGACCTGCTGGAGGATGCGTAGATAACTACTCTCACTACGTTTTTCATTACTGTACATTTTTGGCCAAGGAGGTAGCCATAGCTTTTAGATAGCAGTTAAGAAgttaacaaacatttaaaaaaaacctcCCACCCTAAATAcatattgtaacggtcaccaccgcttacgaccttccatcaacctacgacagcttatcgacactccacaatcaggcaaacacgacccataagaattccccccagaaacgagacacacagctctgttctggtttcaaatgcaagacaactttaatggttagctctcaagtttatatacagttcaagcatgaaaggaacaatcaaactctccacccacccatcacaccctggggggcttcaatacaccttcagatggctaattgctaaacattccagacatctcggcgccggtctataattgACATGACCTAATCAccgcacctgagaagtcacattccttaattaacagaattcaaacaaaacaccatcacacaatgatgtcccctcaatccacatctttagacagacggtccgtctccgacagaaaggtattcacacctctaagcttcaataggctttaaacagtgttatcacacaatgaaaggcctttcaagagccagcctcatttaacatgtcaacagtctacacagagagatgagtcatagaatattctttgcagacattaaggaatatactgtaatcactgtccacgccaaaacaatccaacatatgtcccccatctcctggctcaatctgtgcccaaaagtcactcttgTTACACATATGTATGTAACTCCTATGAGCATACATTTTTTATGACCTACAAAAGCCATCACAACATCACTTATATATCTCTCACGTACAAATGGTGTTCTGCCAAGAGATTCCAACATTTTCCCATGATAAGACTCTTGAGAATGCAAAAGCTGTATCTAATTTCTTTCGAACATGTACAGATATGCAGACAACAATCACTAATGGAAGTATTAGTAAAAATAATCATTTTTAAATATTCAGAAAAAATTCACTGTGCAAATAGAAGAGGAATACAAAACTGCATCCTTGTTCTTCTACTATTGTTATTTAAAAGAACAATCCAGTGATGCATGTTCACTAATTTGTTCACATCTTAAAAAGgccccctcctcccccagctaaataaccgcttgctgactgtgctatagctgaatgacggctacagcgtggttATCCAGTTCTGGGATGGAGTCTATTGATGTCCTTTCAGAACCATAACCCCTGCTGCGTCGTGCATCGGAGGGGCTCTGTGATCACTGTGTCCTTTGGGCACAGTTGATCAAAGTTTGGAGTTAAGGGGCCAAtaacagtggccctttaccatgtgatgagctgtgtccaatcacagctgatcacaatgtaaacacacttgCTGGTTATTAGCATTCCGGTAActggccagtgtgaaaggggacatctacactgataatcagggcactgatcagtgtgctgatgatcagtgcagcgccaacagtgcccatgagtgctgccaatcagtgaacATCAGTGGTGCTAATTCGTACAACCAATCAGTCCATTAGTGCTGCccgtcagtgcctcctcatcagtacagcctcatcagtgcagcctatcagtaatcatcagtgctgcatattagtgcccatcagtgtacatcaatgaagtagaaaaattacctgtttgcaaaattttataacacaaCCTAAGTAAAACTACTTCAAGTTTACTTACCGAATGAATACCCTTCTGCCTGTCTTTCTTGATACTTTTAATGGCATCTTGGAAAAAGTTGAGAACACTTAAAGGAAGGAAGCAGAAATTCAGTTTCTCCAATAGAGGTATAAGGAATGGACATAgcactgcaagaaaaaaaaaaaaaaaaaacagatataatTAATGGTTCAATGTTCTGCAAAATGGACCAAATGCCTGCTAATATATAGGATTGCAGTCTTAGATAATAAATATTTGTAAGTAGGAGACTAAATAACTTACATGTAGTTAAGAACAATGGATTGAAAAAGGAAAATGTGAAAAGCTTCTTGGCATTGGTCACAAATGGATCGTCGGGATTGTTTTGTGAATCCACCTTCACACTGAAAGATGTACTTAGAACAATGTCCATGGTGTAGCTTCCAAAGATGCTAAAACAAATAAAGCATTAGTAATCAAAAAATAGCCCATATGATATCAACCAGTGTCACTCCtatccagggcaggacttagggtggtgggggcccctgggcttgagtgttgaaggggccccctggagccgagaattgggggggatcgaagttgttgagcggggggggggcgaattgaagttgttgagcggggggggagcgcattaaagttgttgagcggggggggattttgcagttgttgagggggggagtgcctctcacctgtgccaacagccggggccacagactgtcattagcccggctctcggctttcttcccttcagcagccacagtcctccacacaccactccggttcctcctgcttccgtgctgcctcctcttgcagtgcgggaaaattaacccttttgcgggactgcgggaagaagctgtctgtgcgggaaagtcccacagaatccgtgcgtgttgggaggtatgcgcagggccgccatcaggaattttggggccccttgcacagcttaaggcatgggccccctgaagcagagaacctagggggggtgggggtgctgccgcctgaaattgagaagcgtgggggctgccgcaaattgagaagcgggggggcctttacaaaaaaaagaagaaataaagaagaaaacaaatatatataaatatatgtagccatccggggccctggggacctctgggccttttaataaaaagaaaaaataaacctctgggccctttaataataaaaaaaaaatacatttataaaaaatacataaaaaaagggaggttgccaaacccgggggccctggggacctctgggcccctgggaacctctgggccttttaataaaaaataaaaaaataaacaaaaataaaaaaataaacatttataaaaaaaataaaaaagggggggttgccacatggggccctggggacctctgagccctttaataaaaaaaatatatatatatatatataaaaaaaaatgtaattttttttataaaaaaataaaaaaggtgggttgccatccgggggccctggagacccctgggccctttaataataataataataataaaatatatatatatatatacatatatatatattatatatataaaaataaaaaatatataaaattttttttttttacaaaaaataaataaaaaaaaggggggttgccatccggggccctggagacccctgggccctttaataataataataaaatatatatatatatatatatatatatatatatatatatatatatatatatatatatatatatatatatatatatatatatatatataaataaaaaatatataaaaaaaacatttttttacaaaaaataaataaaaaaaaggggggttgccgtccggggccctggggacctccggacccctaaaaaaaaaaaaaaaaaaaaaaaaaaaatttttttttttttttttttttttaaagggggccccctattgggtggggcccctgggcttgagcccagtcaaggccaatggtaagtccggccctgctcctATCCTATATTCCTACAGAATTATACTGGTTGTGCTAAAATAAAATACTACATTAGCCCCATGTACATAAACCTTTTTCCCATCCATCATTCTAGCCAATGATAACGCAACTCAAGTGAAGATGCATAAAATAGATACTAACACCATCCAGCCTAGAACAAAATATTTCTTTAACAAATTGCAGTTCAGTGTAGACTGATGCTAACTATTCAGTCTTAAAACAATTGCAAATAAGTACCAAGTCATATTACAAATGGGCCCCAATGAGTGTGGTTGATTTCATTTAATTAACATTACATTTTCGCTGTCATCAATTTTCTGACATAATGTTTAACAAATagatatccagggctttttttcagggggaacttgggggaactcagttccaccacctctggctcagaccctttgttgcctgctcaccacaatcacttgtaaacacagaagtctggtttctgttttTACATGCAACATCTCCGCActgtgtgtgtaaccccctgaactctgcacttaaagcgggagttcacccattaaacaATTTTTACCCTtacattgatgctcattttgtctaggggaatcggctagttgttttaaaatcagaGCACTACTTactgttgtagagagcgatcttctccgtcgcttccgggtatgggtcttcgggagcaggcGTTCCTTCTTAATTGacaagtcttccgagaggcttccaaaggtcgcatccatcgcgtcacgagtagccgaaagaagccgaacgtcggtgcagctctatactgcgcctgctcaccgacgttcggcttctttcggaaaatcgatggatgcgaccgtcggaagcctctcggaagactgtcaatcaaaataggaacgcccagtcccgcagcccatacccggaagcggcggagaagatgcatctcgaaaacggtacgTACAGCTtcgattataaaaaaaatagccgattcccctagacaaaatgagcatgaatctaagggtaaaaagttgtatgtccgggtgaacccccgctttaaatataccgggccagatttacgtagagcggcgcaaatttagtttgtcctaatgtatgtcagttaagttaaggcggctgaattttgtgacgtaagtgccatatccacagagcatttgcgcccaaatgtgcgccagcgtaacgtaaataccgaggcgtaaggtggggttattgcaagtgggaaggaagtgggcgtgctccattgaaatgagccgtgaccccatgcaaatgaagggcgggccgtactgcgcatgcgcgcacgaatctgcacctcactgggcatgctcagaactcgggccggcgcaatcagtgagataggaaaaatgCCAAGCAGACTAAGTGAGATCCAccatgtgtataaatagccccacacaaacgcacttccattgcaaaagtacatccatgtgttccccttcctaaagcaagttgcttttgctctgttgtctgttggtgtttgttggtgagtgtagtatTGTGAGATAAAAGATTTATAgaagtaggaggttgtagtagctgtt
This window encodes:
- the LOC120921209 gene encoding cytochrome P450 3A29 isoform X4, which translates into the protein MLCLSYYLSLIVWFFDGRQPVLAIMDPVIIKAILVKECYSVFTNRRNFGLNGPLRSAVSIAEDEQWKRIRTVLSPTFTSGKLKQMFPIIKTYGALLVNNVQKKVDNKEFINMKDIFGSYTMDIVLSTSFSVKVDSQNNPDDPFVTNAKKLFTFSFFNPLFLTTLLCPFLIPLLEKLNFCFLPLSVLNFFQDAIKSIKKDRQKGIHSDRVDFLQLLVDSQTKDKTSSEEENHGYKELTDTEIMAQGLIFIIAGYETTSTTLMFTAYLLATHPDVQTKLQEEIETHLPNKAPPTYEALMQMEYLDMVIYETLRLYPAAGRLERVCKKTTEINGVTIPEGVVTVIPAYVLHRDPSLWAEPEEFRPERFSKENKETQDPYTFLPFGFGPRNCIGMRFAMVNMKAAIIMLLQNFNFRTCKDTPIPMQIDTTGFLKSTKPVILNLVPREDQKTGK